In the Brevundimonas sp. MF30-B genome, ACGGCAAGGGCGCAGGCGGCCGCGCCGGCGCGCGCGAGGTCGAACTGAACGACGGGCGTTGGCTGCAGATGGTGGAACGCTTCACCTCCGATGGCGGATCGGTGGTCACCGCCGCCGACATCACCGCCGTCAAACGACAGGAGGCCGAGCGTCGTCAGGCTGCAGACGATTTGCGCCTGATGGTCGATCGTCTGGAGGCGAGCCAGGAGAAGCTAAGCCAGTTGGCCCGCAAGTATGAGGTCGCCATGACCCGGGCGGAGGCGGCCAATCAGGCGAAGTCCGAGTTCCTGGCGAACATGAGCCACGAGCTGCGCACGCCGCTGAACGCCATCAACGGCTTCTCCGAGATCATGCAGGCCGAGATGTTCGGCCCGCTGGGTGACGCGAGATACAAGGGCTATGCGGGGGACATTCACAAGTCGGGCCAGCATTTGCTCAGCCTGATCAACGATATCCTGGACATGGCCAAGATCGAGGCGGGCAAGCACCGCCTCCACTACGAGCCCGTGTCGCTGAAAGCCGTCTGCGAGGACGCGATCCGTCTGATGCGCGGCAAGGTGCAGGAGGCCGGGCTGAAGCTGGTGCTCGATCCGCCGCCCGCCGACCTGCCGCAGATCGAAGCGGATCAGCGCGGCTGCAAGCAGGTCATGCTGAACCTGATCTCCAACGCCGTGAAGTTCACGCCCGAAGGCGGCGCCATCGCCGTGCGCTTGGCGCGACTAGGCGACGACAAGGTGCGCATCCAGGTGATCGACACCGGCATCGGCATTGCCGCCGGCGATCTGGCCCGCCTGGCCCGTCCGTTCGAACAGGTCGAGGGCCAGCATTCCAAGACCACCCAGGGCACCGGCCTGGGCCTGGCCCTCACCCGCTCCCTGATCGAAATGCACGGCGGCGCCTTCGCCATCACCAGCCAGCCGGGCCAGGGCACGGCCGTGACGGTCGACCTGCCCGTCCGCCGGCCGGCGGCGCAGACTGTGGCTACGGCCGACGCCCAGGCTGAGCCCGCCGCCAAGGCGGCTTAAGACGGCGGCGCTTCCGGTCGGGTGATCCGGCCCATGAACAGCACCGCGCCTGTCTCGCGGTCGCGGATCAGGAAGACGAACGGGTGGTCGGCGCGGAACGTCGGTGGCGGGCTGGCAGGGGCTCCGGTCATTTCGATCAGGACGCCCGTCGCGGCGGCCGCTTCGGTGCCTTTCTCGTCAATGCGCAGGAAGGTCTTGTGCACCACCTGGCTGATCGTCAGAGGCGCATCCGCGATGCCGCGAAGATCGGCCTGGTTCGAAAAGGCCAGCCCCATTCCGAGAGCCGCCAGCTGCGGATTGAGCTGATAGCTGAGCTCTGCCTGCAGCTTGGGCAGAAAGACGCGCACCGAGCGCACGTCCTGGCCGTCCAGAGCTGACAACCACCCTGCGAGATCCGCGTCCAGCCGCCGCTCCAGCATCGACAGCCCGTTGCGCTCGCGCGGCAGCAGCACGGTCATGGACAGACGATCGCCCTTGTAGGGCAGGTCCAGCACCTGAAGGTCAGCGGTTTCGAGCAGCCGATAGCCACCTTGGCGATACATGAGGGGCGTGGAGATCGACCGCCCGCCCACCAGATAGAAGGGTTCTGGACGAGTGGCGGCTGCGTTGAAAGGCTGCTCCCAGTCGCCCAGGAAATAGACCGCGTTGGTGACCACCAGCCGCGTATCGGCGTTGATGGCCGAGCGGCTGATCAGGTCGGGAATGCGCGTTCGCGTGGCCTGCGACACCCAGCTGTTGATCGTGTCGGCCGAGGCCTGCGGCGCGCCTTGGAAATCGACCGGTCGCGCCTCGGCGCCATAGTTCGCGCGCGCCGCCTGGACGAATACCGGGTTGAGGGGGAAGTCGCGTTGCACCCAGACGGCGTTGGCGACGCTCAGGGTCGCGCCGTCGGCATCACTTTGAAGCCCGCGCAGCAGACCGCCCAATTCACCGCCAAGCCCGGCCCGATCCGGCAAACCCAGGCTGCTGAGGATCGCCCCGCGTGTTTCACCTCGCGCCCCCTCGGCCACCACGCCGAATGCGCCCATCAGGCTGACCGGAGAGATGACGATATTGTCGCCGCCCGAGGCCAGCTGACCGTACAGCCGCGTGCCGAGCGTCTGTCCCGTCACGTCGCCTGGCCCGATCTGAGCCTGTGCCGAGGGGGTTGAAGATGTCTCGGCCGGGGGCGAGCCTGTCGGCGGCGTCGCGCAGGCGGCAAGCGTCAGGGCCAGGGCCAGGGCGGAGGTGGTCGAGAGAGCGGCTTTCATGCCGGGACAATGGTCGGCGATCATCACCCGTTCCGGGCGGATCAGTTCGGCCGGACCCGGACCATGGGCGCGCGGCCTTCGTGGGTGCGGATCTCTAGGGCGTGCGGCACGGCGCGGATCAGGTCCGACAGCTTGGCGCGGCCGTAGGTGCGGGTGTCGAAGTCGGGATAGGCGTTCCGGAGCCGACTGCCGACGCCGCCCAGGGTGACCCAGCCGTCGCCGTCCTCGTCCATGTCGGCGATGGCGGCCGCGATCAGCTTGACTGCCTCGACAGGCTCGCGACGCTGATTCTGCTGCGAAATCTCTGACGTCGGGGCCATCAGGTTGTCGATGTAGATAAAGCGTGTGCAGGCCTGGCGGAAGCTCTCGGGCGTCTTGCGCTCGCCGAAACCGTAGACCGGCAGGCCCTGCTCGCGGATGCGCGCCGCCAGACGGGTGAGGTCGCTGTCGGACGAGACCAGGCAGAAGCCGTCGAACCGGCCCGAGTGCATCAGGTCCATAGCGTCGATCACCAAGGCGATGTCGCCCGAGTTCTTGCCCTTGGTGTTCTGGAAGTTCTGCTGCCACTGAATCGCCCAGCGCGGCAGAACCTCGACCCAACCCTTGAGCGCCGGGCTGGCCGAGTCTCCGTAGATGCGCCGCGCCGAAGCTTCGCCCATGGTGGCGATCTCCGTGAACAGCGCCTCGGCGATCCGAGCGGAGGCGTTCTCGCCATCGATCAGCACGGCCAAGCGCGGCGCCCGGGTCGAGCCGGAGGGCAGGTCGGCGGGCATGGGCGTCTCCAAAAAAATACTGCGATCAGACTCGCTGGCGGGCGTGGCCGGGTCAACGGCGAATTGTGGCGACGGGGTGGCCAGCCCCCTCGCGGACCTGTTACGCCATGCCGCATGGAAACCGGATCGCTTATTTCGCTCGCCGTCTACTTCATCGGCATGCTGGCCATCGGCGTCTATGCCTGGCGCAAGTCCACCAGCGACGTGTCGGGCTATATGCTCGGCGGTCGCCAGCTGGGGCCTGGCACCACGGCCCTGTCGGCGGGCGCCTCGGATATGAGCGGCTGGCTGATGATGGGCCTGCCCGGGGCCATGTACGCCACCGGCCTGGCGTCCGGCTGGATCGGCGTGGGTCTGCTGGCTGGCGCTTGGATCAACTGGATCGTCGTCGCGCCGCGCTTGCGTGTCTATACTGCCCGAGCGCGCGATGCGATCACCATTCCCGACTTCCTGGACAAGCGGTTCGACGACAAGTCGCGTCTGCTGCGCATCATTTCCGCCATCGTCATCGTAGTCTTCTTCACCATCTACACCTCGTCCGGCATGGTGGCGGGCGGCAAGCTGTTCGAGACCTCATTTGGCCTCGACTATGGCCTGGGCCTCTGGATCACCGCAGGCGTGGTGTTGGCTTACACGCTTATCGGCGGCTTTCTGGCCGTCAGTCTGACGGATGTGGTCCAGGGGCTGATCATGTTCGTGGCCCTGCTGCTGGTCCCGATCATCGCCATGACCCATTCCGGCGGACCGGGCGGCGTGATCGAGACGGTGCGCTCGGTCGATCCGCAGCTTCTCAACGTCTTCCGTGATTTCAGCCTGATCGGTGTCATCTCGGCCCTGGCCTGGGGTCTCGGCTATTTCGGCCAGCCGCACATCATCGTGCGCTTCATGGCTATCCGCTCGCTAAAGGACATACCGACCGCCCGCACCATCGGCATGGGCTGGATGGCGCTGTGCCTGCTCGGCGCGCTGGGCACAGGCCTTGCTGGTCTGGCCTACGCCACCCGCACCGGCCTTTCCGTGTCGGACCCCGAAACCATCTTCATCATCCTAGCCGACGTGCTGTTCAATCCGCTGGTGACCGGCTTCCTGTTGGCGGCGATCCTGGCGGCGATCATGAGCACCATCTCGTCGCAGTTGCTGGTCGCCTCCAGCTCGCTGACCGAGGACTTCTACGCCGTCTTCCTGCGCAGAAATGCTGGCGACAAGGAGCGGGTCATGGTGGGGCGGCTGACGGTGCTGGCCGTGGCGGTCGCCGCCATCGTCCTGGCCTATGCGCCCGATAGCAATGTGCTGGGTCTGGTGGCCCAGGCCTGGGCCGGTTTCGGCGCCGCCTTTGGGCCGCTGATCATCCTAGCGCTGACCTGGCGTCGCATGACGCGCAACGGGGCCCTGGCCGGCATGATCGTGGGCGCCCTGACGGTGCTGTTCTGGATCTACGCGCCGGTCCTGCCGGACGGTCAGACCTTGTCCAGCGTGATCTACGAGATGGTGCCGGGCTTCGTCCTCAGCCTGCTGGCCATCGTGATCGTCAGCCGCCTGGGCCGCGCGCCCGACGCCGAAGTCGTGCGTACCTTCGAAGCGGTTCAAGACGAACTAAACGAAGCCCGAGTCAAATAGACGCGCGAAAAAAGGGCGGTGCTGACACACCGCCCCTCTTCAATGAGGCTGAAGTCGGAACCTAGCTCAGGACGACGATCGCCACACGGCGGTTCTGAGCGCGGCCGTCGCGGGTGTTGTTCGGCGCGACCGGAGCGTCTGCGCCATAAGAGATGGTCGCCATGCGGTTCAAGGCGATGCCCTGGCGGCTCATGAAGCGGCGTACGGCCTCGGCGCGTTGCTCACCCAGGCGCTGGTTCACCTGATCCGGGCCGGTCGCGTCGGTATGGCCCTGGATTTCCAGATAGACGTTGCGGTTTTCGCTCTTCAGACGCTGAGCGAACTCCGTCAGGCGCTGCTCGGCTTCCGGCGACAGCGAGTCACCCGACACCGGGAACTTGACCGAGTCGTCCGACAGCACGACCTCATAGAGGAACTTGCCCTCGGCCAGCTTGTGGGCGGCATTGGCGCGCTGGAGCGCCTCGCCGGCCGTGCCTTCGACGCGCGCCACATTGGCGTCCGTCTGGTCGACGCGCGCGTCCACCACGGCGATGTTGTCACGCACGAACCGATGGCTGGCGCAGCCGGACGCGGTCACGCCGAAAGCCAGCACAACACCCGTCAGGGCAGCAGCCCGAATTGTCGATCGCTTCAAGGTAGTCACTCCTTCGTTATCGGGGCGCAAATCCATGTCATCGCGCTTGCATTACAGGTGCCGAGGGACTCGGGGCCGCGTCATGACCGGCTTGTGACCTGATCAGGGCAGCTTGACCGTTAGCTTGACCGCACGACGTTCTTGCAGCGTTCGCCATTTTGCTGACGCGGAGGGCTGATCCTGATGTCGGATGCATGGATGATCTGTCGGACCATTCAAGGACTTCTGTTCGCCGGAGTCGTCGGTCGCGCGCGCTCGCGATCGCGTTCAGCGCCGGGCTGCACTTGGGGATCGCGGGTCTGATCCTGCTGTTTCCGCGCCCCGAAGAAATTTCGCCGATCGCGCCCGAAGCCATTTTGATTCAGCTGGAGAAGCCATTTCAGCCGCCCGCGCCGGACCTGGGCGACGGCGG is a window encoding:
- a CDS encoding NYN domain-containing protein, whose translation is MPADLPSGSTRAPRLAVLIDGENASARIAEALFTEIATMGEASARRIYGDSASPALKGWVEVLPRWAIQWQQNFQNTKGKNSGDIALVIDAMDLMHSGRFDGFCLVSSDSDLTRLAARIREQGLPVYGFGERKTPESFRQACTRFIYIDNLMAPTSEISQQNQRREPVEAVKLIAAAIADMDEDGDGWVTLGGVGSRLRNAYPDFDTRTYGRAKLSDLIRAVPHALEIRTHEGRAPMVRVRPN
- a CDS encoding serpin family protein; translated protein: MIADHCPGMKAALSTTSALALALTLAACATPPTGSPPAETSSTPSAQAQIGPGDVTGQTLGTRLYGQLASGGDNIVISPVSLMGAFGVVAEGARGETRGAILSSLGLPDRAGLGGELGGLLRGLQSDADGATLSVANAVWVQRDFPLNPVFVQAARANYGAEARPVDFQGAPQASADTINSWVSQATRTRIPDLISRSAINADTRLVVTNAVYFLGDWEQPFNAAATRPEPFYLVGGRSISTPLMYRQGGYRLLETADLQVLDLPYKGDRLSMTVLLPRERNGLSMLERRLDADLAGWLSALDGQDVRSVRVFLPKLQAELSYQLNPQLAALGMGLAFSNQADLRGIADAPLTISQVVHKTFLRIDEKGTEAAAATGVLIEMTGAPASPPPTFRADHPFVFLIRDRETGAVLFMGRITRPEAPPS
- a CDS encoding OmpA family protein — encoded protein: MKRSTIRAAALTGVVLAFGVTASGCASHRFVRDNIAVVDARVDQTDANVARVEGTAGEALQRANAAHKLAEGKFLYEVVLSDDSVKFPVSGDSLSPEAEQRLTEFAQRLKSENRNVYLEIQGHTDATGPDQVNQRLGEQRAEAVRRFMSRQGIALNRMATISYGADAPVAPNNTRDGRAQNRRVAIVVLS
- the putP gene encoding sodium/proline symporter PutP, whose amino-acid sequence is METGSLISLAVYFIGMLAIGVYAWRKSTSDVSGYMLGGRQLGPGTTALSAGASDMSGWLMMGLPGAMYATGLASGWIGVGLLAGAWINWIVVAPRLRVYTARARDAITIPDFLDKRFDDKSRLLRIISAIVIVVFFTIYTSSGMVAGGKLFETSFGLDYGLGLWITAGVVLAYTLIGGFLAVSLTDVVQGLIMFVALLLVPIIAMTHSGGPGGVIETVRSVDPQLLNVFRDFSLIGVISALAWGLGYFGQPHIIVRFMAIRSLKDIPTARTIGMGWMALCLLGALGTGLAGLAYATRTGLSVSDPETIFIILADVLFNPLVTGFLLAAILAAIMSTISSQLLVASSSLTEDFYAVFLRRNAGDKERVMVGRLTVLAVAVAAIVLAYAPDSNVLGLVAQAWAGFGAAFGPLIILALTWRRMTRNGALAGMIVGALTVLFWIYAPVLPDGQTLSSVIYEMVPGFVLSLLAIVIVSRLGRAPDAEVVRTFEAVQDELNEARVK